In Cryptomeria japonica chromosome 10, Sugi_1.0, whole genome shotgun sequence, a genomic segment contains:
- the LOC131060764 gene encoding uncharacterized protein LOC131060764 isoform X1, translating to MSNLSKYYEKLVVRKRREVEAGQEELRVVEGHNDDNGKSGSNASEHFISRYYFNILQSMGHAVCIFKLSGEIAYWNRSAEILYGYSSSEIVGHNIVQLLVHKNNIDFENELVNQLAQGHSWKGQLLFKKKSGDIFPALVTNTPLYNESGVFVGVISVTHDARPLNGEATVIDNHSSVSSEAGDRANKNNEMGKSKVEFQQLFEHPIASKVSNVASKVTSKVRSWMHNGDNVECEGGIHRGKCSEHLPHINQASDHREYHNANFNEKKAFKDTRISFNSGLSPHFTPFRKLRGTSESNTCNEGEKKKGICNTLGSKAETWMAKKGKLWKWGGECHVEEIKNHFVTPWMNIDKENDSENHKKKNTSYRRESYSNDVNKSRFNDCSILWLSNNAASVSHNGRISSINCRNTKSLEIGLGTLDCEILWEDLTIGEYLGQGNVKLLISISRLLCI from the exons ATGAGTAATCTCTCAAAATACTATGAAAAACTTGTGGTGAGAAAAAGACGTGAAGTGGAAGCAGGGCAGGAAGAATTGAGGGTGGTGGAGGGGCATAATGATGATAATGGGAAATCGGGATCAAATGCTTCGGAGCATTTCATCAGCAGATATTATTTTAACATACTTCAGTCAATGGGCCACGCCGTTTGCATATTCAAGCTTTCTGGAGAAATTGCTTACTG GAATCGTTCTGCTGAGATACTATATGGGTATTCCAGTTCAGAAATTGTTGGACATAATATCGTCCAGCTTCTTGTACACAAAAATAATATCGATTTTGAAAATGAACTTGTTAATCAGCTTGCGCAAGGACATAGCTGGAAGGGGCAGTTGTTGTTTAAAAAGAAATCTGGAGATATTTTTCCAGCATTGGTAACCAACACACCTCTTTATAATGAGAGTGGTGTCTTTGTTGGTGTCATTTCTGTGACACATGATGCACGTCCTCTTAATGGAGAAGCTACTGTAATTGACAACCATTCATCTGTCTCCAGTGAGGCTGGTGATCGTGCAAACAAAAACAATGAGATGGGCAAGTCTAAAGTGGAATTTCAACAGCTGTTTGAACATCCTATTGCATCAAAAGTTTCTAATGTT GCATCTAAGGTAACATCTAAGGTGCGTTCATGGATGCATAATGGTGACAATGTGGAATGTGAAGGTGGGATTCACAGAGGCAAGTGTTCTGAACACCTTCCTCATATTAACCAGGCTTCAGACCATAGAGAGTATCACAATGCCAATTTCAATGAGAAAAAGGCATTTAAAGATACTAGAATATCATTTAATTCTGGCCTTTCTCCACATTTTACCCCTTTTAGAAAGCTTAGGGGTACATCTGAAAGCAACACTTGCAATGAAGGTGAGAAAAAAAAAGGGATTTGCAACACCTTAGGCTCTAAAGCAGAAACGTGGATGGCAAAGAAGGGAAAACTGTGGAAGTGGGGAGGTGAATGTCATGTTGAGGAGATTAAGAATCATTTTGTAACGCCTTGGATGAATATTGATAAGGAAAATGATTCCGAAAATCACAAAAAGAAAAACACAAGTTATCGTAGGGAAAGCTACTCTAATGATGTGAATAAATCAAGGTTTAATGATTGCTCCATCCTTTGGCTATCAAATAATGCAGCTAGTGTGAGTCATAATGGAAGAATTAGCAGTATCAATTGCAGAAATACAAAAAGTCTTGAGATAGGTTTGGGTACTCTGGACTGTGAAATTCTCTGGGAAGACCTTACAATTGGAGAATACCTTGGGCAAGGTAATGTTAAGTTGCTGATTTCCATTTCTAGGCTTCTTTGCATATAA
- the LOC131060764 gene encoding uncharacterized protein LOC131060764 isoform X2: MVLRNRSAEILYGYSSSEIVGHNIVQLLVHKNNIDFENELVNQLAQGHSWKGQLLFKKKSGDIFPALVTNTPLYNESGVFVGVISVTHDARPLNGEATVIDNHSSVSSEAGDRANKNNEMGKSKVEFQQLFEHPIASKVSNVASKVTSKVRSWMHNGDNVECEGGIHRGKCSEHLPHINQASDHREYHNANFNEKKAFKDTRISFNSGLSPHFTPFRKLRGTSESNTCNEGEKKKGICNTLGSKAETWMAKKGKLWKWGGECHVEEIKNHFVTPWMNIDKENDSENHKKKNTSYRRESYSNDVNKSRFNDCSILWLSNNAASVSHNGRISSINCRNTKSLEIGLGTLDCEILWEDLTIGEYLGQGNVKLLISISRLLCI; encoded by the exons ATGGTTCTACG GAATCGTTCTGCTGAGATACTATATGGGTATTCCAGTTCAGAAATTGTTGGACATAATATCGTCCAGCTTCTTGTACACAAAAATAATATCGATTTTGAAAATGAACTTGTTAATCAGCTTGCGCAAGGACATAGCTGGAAGGGGCAGTTGTTGTTTAAAAAGAAATCTGGAGATATTTTTCCAGCATTGGTAACCAACACACCTCTTTATAATGAGAGTGGTGTCTTTGTTGGTGTCATTTCTGTGACACATGATGCACGTCCTCTTAATGGAGAAGCTACTGTAATTGACAACCATTCATCTGTCTCCAGTGAGGCTGGTGATCGTGCAAACAAAAACAATGAGATGGGCAAGTCTAAAGTGGAATTTCAACAGCTGTTTGAACATCCTATTGCATCAAAAGTTTCTAATGTT GCATCTAAGGTAACATCTAAGGTGCGTTCATGGATGCATAATGGTGACAATGTGGAATGTGAAGGTGGGATTCACAGAGGCAAGTGTTCTGAACACCTTCCTCATATTAACCAGGCTTCAGACCATAGAGAGTATCACAATGCCAATTTCAATGAGAAAAAGGCATTTAAAGATACTAGAATATCATTTAATTCTGGCCTTTCTCCACATTTTACCCCTTTTAGAAAGCTTAGGGGTACATCTGAAAGCAACACTTGCAATGAAGGTGAGAAAAAAAAAGGGATTTGCAACACCTTAGGCTCTAAAGCAGAAACGTGGATGGCAAAGAAGGGAAAACTGTGGAAGTGGGGAGGTGAATGTCATGTTGAGGAGATTAAGAATCATTTTGTAACGCCTTGGATGAATATTGATAAGGAAAATGATTCCGAAAATCACAAAAAGAAAAACACAAGTTATCGTAGGGAAAGCTACTCTAATGATGTGAATAAATCAAGGTTTAATGATTGCTCCATCCTTTGGCTATCAAATAATGCAGCTAGTGTGAGTCATAATGGAAGAATTAGCAGTATCAATTGCAGAAATACAAAAAGTCTTGAGATAGGTTTGGGTACTCTGGACTGTGAAATTCTCTGGGAAGACCTTACAATTGGAGAATACCTTGGGCAAGGTAATGTTAAGTTGCTGATTTCCATTTCTAGGCTTCTTTGCATATAA